One Methanolobus sp. WCC4 DNA segment encodes these proteins:
- a CDS encoding radical SAM protein, with protein MRAIIIDGYVDEPACFGVPPYISPYIRYIAGALRERGLQERDISYFTIDDIRKNPAKVSDIIQKADITIVVAGMTVPGKYLRSTPISIGEIESIFSASNGTNILGGPIRLGFSMEGGRKAERSLLDNTDATICRKDIEAFVFDILAEQNTNHQEVEHRFRSVTEIGRWALNGAFIIEQHPDYPNVMCELETYRGCGRERHCSFCTEPSYGSSDYRPIEDVISEVSGLYKRGARYFRIGRQPDILSYHAKDKGGHIPEPDPDAILTLYKGIRNAAPQLKVLHMDNANPGTIATYPELCKDIFKTIVKYHTSGDVAALGMESADPDVVKANGLKAMPDDVFEAIRMINEIGRTRGSNGMPELLPGINIVHGLMGETKKTFDMNYDFLKRVMDSDLLLRRINIRQVMAFPDTPMYGNDKLVKKHKQIFLKYKEKIRKEIDLPMLQKVVPVGTILKDVLCEVNDGKMCFGRQMGSYPLLVGIPASMPLNNFTDITITRHGHRSVTGVPYPLNINSAPLQLIQELPGIGKKQAIEIQKHIPFSSKEDMIKRTGNEGILPYIDL; from the coding sequence ATGAGAGCAATAATAATTGACGGATACGTGGATGAACCGGCCTGCTTCGGAGTTCCACCATACATATCCCCATACATCAGATATATTGCAGGTGCATTAAGAGAGAGAGGATTGCAGGAAAGAGACATATCCTACTTCACTATAGACGACATACGCAAGAACCCTGCAAAGGTCTCTGATATCATACAGAAAGCCGATATAACCATAGTAGTTGCAGGCATGACAGTTCCTGGAAAATATCTGCGTTCCACACCCATAAGTATCGGAGAGATAGAAAGCATATTCAGTGCATCCAATGGAACAAATATACTGGGCGGACCCATAAGACTCGGTTTCTCAATGGAAGGAGGCAGGAAAGCAGAACGCAGCCTCCTGGACAACACTGACGCAACCATCTGCAGAAAGGATATTGAAGCCTTTGTCTTTGACATACTTGCCGAACAGAACACCAATCATCAGGAAGTCGAACATCGCTTCAGGTCAGTCACAGAGATAGGCAGATGGGCGCTAAATGGTGCCTTCATCATCGAACAACATCCGGACTACCCCAATGTGATGTGCGAACTTGAGACCTACAGAGGATGCGGGCGTGAAAGACATTGTTCATTCTGCACGGAACCATCGTATGGAAGTTCCGATTACAGGCCCATAGAAGATGTTATATCAGAAGTATCCGGGCTTTACAAAAGAGGAGCCAGATATTTCAGAATAGGCAGGCAACCGGACATACTCAGTTACCATGCAAAGGACAAAGGCGGACACATCCCGGAACCAGACCCTGATGCTATCCTGACCCTCTACAAAGGCATAAGGAATGCAGCACCACAGCTAAAGGTGCTGCATATGGACAATGCCAACCCAGGAACAATAGCAACCTATCCTGAACTCTGCAAAGATATATTCAAAACAATTGTTAAATACCATACATCAGGTGACGTGGCTGCCCTTGGAATGGAAAGTGCTGACCCGGATGTTGTGAAGGCAAATGGATTGAAGGCGATGCCCGATGATGTCTTTGAGGCCATCAGGATGATCAATGAGATAGGCAGGACCAGAGGTAGCAATGGGATGCCTGAACTTCTACCAGGGATCAACATCGTGCATGGCCTGATGGGAGAAACAAAAAAGACATTCGACATGAACTATGATTTCCTTAAACGTGTCATGGACTCAGACCTGCTGCTGCGAAGAATAAATATCAGACAGGTGATGGCATTCCCGGACACGCCAATGTACGGCAATGACAAACTTGTAAAAAAACACAAGCAGATATTCCTCAAGTACAAAGAGAAGATAAGAAAGGAGATAGATCTCCCGATGCTACAGAAAGTGGTACCCGTTGGAACAATACTAAAGGACGTACTCTGCGAGGTCAACGACGGAAAGATGTGTTTTGGCAGGCAAATGGGATCATACCCACTCCTGGTAGGAATTCCCGCCAGTATGCCACTCAACAATTTTACAGACATCACCATTACACGCCACGGCCACAGGTCGGTCACCGGAGTGCCATACCCGCTTAATATCAATAGCGCACCCCTGCAACTCATACAGGAGCTTCCGGGAATCGGAAAGAAACAGGCGATCGAAATACAGAAGCATATCCCATTCTCAAGCAAAGAAGACATGATAAAAAGAACAGGCAATGAAGGAATACTGCCCTACATTGACCTATAA